Sequence from the Paenibacillus tundrae genome:
TGCTTACATGATATCTTGGAACACGCTGCACGCTGCTATTGCGAGTCAACCAGAGCAAGCGGCACGCGCATATGAGATTCTGAAGACTCCTTTTCTCAAGGCCGTTATTCAAAAGATAATGGAAGATAATGGATTAACATTACCTAATCCGGAAGCGACTATGGAGGAAGCTGTGTTCAACGCTCTTCGTCAGCCTTTGGATGGCGGAAGACAGGGACTTGCGATTGCACGGTATTTAAATGGCGAAACGTCACTAGAAGAATATTGGGAAGATCCAAACAGTCGCGGACTGTTCAATCATCTGAATCGGGATCGAAAACGAATTAACAATCTAATTAGCGTTAGCTTTCTGCCACTTGATTCGGAAGCGATGCGCCGGTTCGCCATTTTGACGACTCATCCGGATTGGACGCTGGATATTATCTCGGATATGTATAGCTCTTATGCTTTCAGTGGCGAGAAACTACTGCAACGTTATGGACAAGATCCTGAGGTGAAGCGTGAGCAATTACTTACCAGTCTATTTTCGCTTAATGGAATGACGGACTACAGCTACAAATCGATGCCACAGGATGAATATCGTCGCATCATTCAGCAGAATCTGGATTATGCTATTGCACAATATAAGAAACTGCCTACAGACACTCGGATTTTGATACTGGACATTGCTTTTGAACAACGTGAAGAGCTTCCAAAGCCAAAGCTAGCTGAGGCGATTCGCGCGGGACTACAGGATTCTTCCAAGAAAGCGACGAGTACCGCTTTAGCTGAATTCAACCGCATACCGGATCAGGAATTATATATGTTGATATACCGCTCAGAGAAAAAAGCAGCAATCAAAGAGATGGCTTTATCTGCAATCCGAACACTAGAGAATAGCAAGACATTATACGAGGAGCTGCTAAAGAGCGAGAAATCAGCAGATTGGAAAAACCTGATTCAGATCCTGCAAGAAACTGCAGATCAGAGTCCGGAGTTTGCACATGCTGCGCTTGCTGATCAAGCAGATACCAAAAAACTATCTCGACTCGGTTGGTTGTCGGTGAAAGATTTACCTGCTCTCATTCGCTCTGAGGATAATCAACCGTTAGATGATCGCATCAAGCAGTATGCCCTGGTGCAATCGCTGGAGCATACAACTGCTCCGAATGAACGACTTAATGAACTTCGCGAATATATTAGCGAGGAATCGTTGGCACGATTTGTGAATGAGTTACTGCATGTGTGGATTCAAGATGGCGCTCCTGCCAAAGAGAAGTGGGTGATGTACCTTGCAGCACTCTTTGGTGATATTCAGATTGTGAATATATTGGCTTCTCAGATCAAGGAGTGGACAGAGAATAGCCGTGGTGCCATTGCAGCAGATGCTGTAAAAGTGCTTGCATACCTTAAAGAGCCCTCTGCTCTTATGGCCATCGACAAAATTAAACGTAGTGTGAAGAATCGTCAGGTTAAAGGTGCAGCAGAAGAAGCGTTGCAGCTCGCAGCAGACAATCTTGGGCTCACTTCGGAGCAGCTGGAAGATCGATTGGTGACAACTCTCGGATTCGATGAAAAAGGTACGTTACGGCTAAGTTATGGGGAGCGCTCATTCCTCATCAAGGTGAGCAGTGATCTGCAGGTCGTCGTGCTGAATGAAGAAACAGGTAAATCCGTGAAGAGTCTTCCTGCTCCCGCGCAAAAAGACGATGCTGAGCTCGCCGCTAAATCCAAGGCACGTTTCACACAACTGAAGAAAGAACTCAAATCCATGGTTACTATTCAAGCACAACGACTTGAAGAATCGTTATCCAAGCAACGTTTATGGACTGCAGAGGACTGGAAAGACCTATTCGTTCGCAATGTCATTATGCGTAAATTCGCTGTTGGTCTGATCTGGGGAACGTATGAAAATGGGGAGCTGGTAGACACCTTCCGTTACATGGAAGATGGTACGTTTAATACCGTGGACGAGGATGAATACGAGCTTGCTTCGTCTGCGCGAGTTGGACTTGTACATCCACTTGAGCTTGAGGCTTCCTCATTAGAAGCTTGGAAGACACAACTAGAGGATTATGAGATCAAGCAACCGTTTGAACAGCTTGAACGTGAGGCACATGTCGTTGAAGATGATGATAAAAATAAAGTTGAATATGAGCACTTGCCAGAGGCCGAATTCTCGCCAACTGCTCTGCCAAAAGCATTGGAGAAATACGGATGGATCAAAGGCCCAGCACAGGACGGTGGCTGGTATCATGAATTTTACAAGGAATATGGAGACCTCGTTGCAGAACTACAGTTCAGTGGTACGAGCATCACGTATTATGATGGATTAGAAGAGATTACACTTGAAGGGCTACACTTCTTCAAACCGGAGAATAACAGATCTTATTATTATGGTAACAACAAAGCTATTCCGCTCGGACAAGTATCTGAACGCATATTTAGTGAAACCATCTATGATATTTTGAGAGCAACGGGGCGTTGATCAGGTGAGTTTATTTGAACAGAAGTTCCGGATATTCTCCAATCTATGTACTGAAGATTATTTGATTCGATATGCGAATAAGGGATTATACAAGCGGTCTTTAAAAGAGTTGGACAACGGTGTAACGGTAGATTACACATGGAACGAGACATCCGTCAGTTGTGTGCTAAGTGAAGGCTCCACGTGTACGTTGCAAGATACGCTAGATCAGTGGCAATGTTCATGCCCGTCTGAACAGATCTGCAAGCATGTGTTAATTTCAATCCTCTATTATCAGCGGGAGCATGCATCGACAGATATTAAAAATACGGATGAGCAAGGTGAAGCAGATGTCGTAACCGGTGTAAATGACGCAAATCAACTTGATGAAGTTTATGTAGATCAGGCTTCATCGTCTATGGTCACAGCGTCCCGATTCCGCTGGATGGTTGAATCCAATCTTACAACATTGATTAAATCACTGAGTTCATCAGTCATTGAAGAAGTGCTGTTCCGATTGAGATATCCTGAAGCCATAAAAGTGTTGGAAGACACGCTTCTTACGGTATATCTTGTGAATCAGGACATCGAAGTTTCGTTCACCGAAGAGCCCAGTCTTGCTAAAGCTCTGTGCAAGGTGAAGCAAACGTCTGGAAATATCGCTAAGCTCGAAGCGCTGCTTCGTTACCGGATGCAACAAGGGATAGATGATACCGAATCTCTAAATACCAAGGCATTCGACCTGAAATTCTCATTACAGACGGTTAGGGAATGTCGTGTTATCCTAGCAGAAATGCTCAAGACAGGCTTAGCTCGCCTTCCTGAGTCCTATGTGGCAGCGTTGGAAACGCTAGCGATTACAGCCCATAGTGGTAATTTACCTGATATCGAGCGTAGTTTACGCGGAATTCAGGGGGAGCTACAGTTGTTCTTTAACCGACATGTACGCTTCTCTATGCCCACATTGCTAAGCCGAGTAAGCAAGCTGTATCTTGCACTTCACGTTCTTGAACAGGAAAATGCATCAGCGATTCAACAAAGCCAGCTAATTGGTCGATTCCGCAGTAAATATTATACGGTGCCCGAGCTGCATTTGTATGGAATCGGAGCAGACGCATGGGAGACACGCTCGGGCTTCCGGGGCATCACGTATTATTTCTATGGGTTAGATGATCAGCAGATCTATACGTATAGCGATGTCAGAGCCACTTATTATGATGATCAAGAATTCTCTTATACAGAACATTATGGATCTTACATTCCATGGCTGCCCCAGGTGACGTTTCGTCAGTTTGCAGGAGAAGAAGTGCAATTTCGCGCTGTCAAAGTAAATGAAGAACGTAGGCTATCTTCTGGCGAGGGAGCTAAGCTTACGATACTCCCTCGGACAGAAGTAGAAAATGTGAATGTAGCGTCGCTGGTACAGGAAGCTTCATTGATTCTGAGTCATGATTCACAGGAAGTTAGCTTGTTCTCTGCGCCTAAAGAGCGACTCGCGATGATTCAGGTTTCTCGTATATTGGAGCATCACTTTGAACCAAGCACGCAGGATCTTATGCTTACGATGTTGACAGAAGCAAATGAAGAGCTCGTGCTAACATTACCTTATGCCTCGGATTGGGAAACGACGATTAAACGGCTGGAATCCGGCTATGGCGCAGCAGCTCTAGAGCATTTCTATGCTTTTGTCCGAGTGGAGCAGCAGCAGATTGTCCCAATCAGTTTTCTGAAAGGAAGCACCGTATTCAGTCTTAAGCTGGATCTGGGTTATGGAAGGATGAAGAGACTTGGAAGACTATAGTTACCTCATGCAGAGATTCGAGAGTTGGTCGGAAGAGTTGTTATTGCGAGGTTTATCCCAGTTTAGCACGAGAGATCTGGACGTACTGCAACCACTGGCGGAGGAATCATTGCAGTTGCAGATGACGTTTCTATACGAATTAGTTGGCCATGTGATCCAGGAGGGTCGCCGAGTCGCTCTTGGAGAAGGCGATGAAGATGTATTGTTATTTCATTTTTGTCGTCTGACCCAATATGTACAGCTTAGTAGTAAACAAGACACCCCGTAGAAGGGTAGTGAAGCTTACTTCAGCGATTTAGAGTTTGGTTCATCCGAGCATATATTTATAATCTAAACAAAGAACCTCATACGTTATTAAATGTAGAAGATTTGCAGTCGGCTCTTACCCCTGCAAATCTTTTTTTCATCTGTGTAAGTAAAAGTCGTATTCACATCGAATATAGTAAGGTCAATACATAAGAATATGATGCCATCTCAACAGGACGGGAGAGGAGGGAGTTGGTAGTCGTGAACGAAGAACAGATTAGACATGCAATAGCAAGTGGTGATGCTGATACGATGGAATGGGTGATGAACCATTACGCTGGTTTGTTATGGAAAGTCGCTCATTCCATACTCTATCAGGCATCGACTGAGGAAATTGAAGAATGCGTAGCAGATACTTTTTTTACGTTTTGGCAAAATCCAGATGCATTTCAATCCGGTCGAAGTAGTCTCAAGAATTATCTGGCAACGATCGCCAAACATAAAGCTATAGATCGCTATCGAAAGCTAAACCGTAGATCTGAGCTTACATATGAAGATGAGATTCATGCGCAGCATACAGAAGACTTGCTTGTTCAGCTCATTAGTAAGGAAAACGATATGGAGCTTAAACAATTAATAGAGTCTTTTCCAGAGCCGGAACGAGAGATCATCAAGCGCCGCTTTTACGATGGACAACGACCCCAAGAGATATCGGAAGCATTATCTCTGCACGTCAGGCAAATTCACAATAAGTTATATCGTTCCAGACAGCGATTGAAAGCATGGTGGATCACTAGGAAGTAAAGGAGGCGACATGATGAAAGAATCCAATCAACGGTTGACGGAGCAGAATCTCGCTAACATTAAGCGATTGTTCTATGAAAAAGTAGCGATGAATGAAGCTAAAATGGTTAAACCATCCGCTGTTTCTCAAGATTCCCCTATACCTCTAACACGAGCCAAACCTCGGAGGAGAAGGATGCGTAGAGCAATATCCATCCCTGTTACTGCTGCGCTCTCTTTATGTGTGGTGACGGGTGCTGCTGCTTCTGTCGGAATCATCGATCTATCTTCAGTTCTTCATTTTCTAGGTGGGGAGCGGTTGAGTATTCTAGAGCCGGTGCATCAGGTCAGTGAGGATCAGGGCATCCGAATGGAAGTGATAGGTGCAGCTAGGGACGGAGACACAACGGAAATCTATGTTGCACTCACTGACCTGACAGGGCATCGCATTGACGATACATTGGATATTTATGATTTCAGAGTTTCTGGAGGAAGGGCAAATAACGCACAGGTTGTACATTACGATGAATCGAAGCAAACGGCCATTGTGCGCTTTCTCATTCAAGGAAAAGTTAGCTCACAACGAATTACGGTTCGCATTAATACGATGATGTCAGGGGCAGCCCGTAATGATGAATATCGTGTGCACATGGATTGGGACAAATTGCTGCATGAGAAGAACAGCCTTAGCTATGATGTCCTGGATAGGGAAACTGATTCTATCAGTGGATTCGGCGGTGAAGCTGGTAATGAGTTATGGGAGATCGGCAAGATTCCTGTACTGCATCCAGATGTAACTCAGATTCCTATAACGGGAATGGAGTGGATGCATATTTCGAATATTGGTTTTATTGATGATCAGTTACACATTCAGATTAATCCAGACAATGAGATCGGGGAGTACAATTATGGTCACTTCTACTTTACGAATGAGCAAGGAGAAAAGCTCGATATACCTGAATATTCCATTAGCTATGGACATTATATGAAAGATGGCGTGGGATACGGAGGAGACTATATTGAGTATGTGTATGATCTATCTGCTCAATCCTCAGCCGGTCAATTGAATCAGTTAAACCTTAAAGGAAGCTTCACTAACATCACCGAAGTCTTGAAGGGAAACTGGACAACCACGTTTGACCTCAAAAAGAATGCTTTACTCAAAGTGGGAGCCACCCAGCTTACGGATCCAGACGGTTCACAAGTTCCGATCTCAATTCAAGTCTCCAGCATCGGCGTTACTCTTACAGGAGACAAACTAGAAAAGGTTCCGCTAGATGATCTGCGTATGGAGATTTATCTAAAGGATGGTTCTCGTCTTGCTGCCGACTCCGGTTTTATTAGCCTGGATCAGGATCTCCTTAAGTGGATATCAACTTCAACGATTCCAGTGCAAGATGTAAGTCACCTGCTTATCAATGGACAGAAGGTAGTTTTGCAAGATGAATAAAGAATCTAAATGAGGAAGATTGAATAGAGAAGCATGCGCGGACATATCGCAAGATGATCAAAATTGTATCCATTTTCTATGTAAACGTGGAAGTAAGTTATGGAAGTGAATTTCATGTCATATCCCTATAGATGACGCATACCATTAGGCGAATGCGGTCATAAGGGAGGAACCGAAATGTCTATAAGCGAGCCGCTACTTGTTCAGATTGTCCATCAACATATCCCGGCTGGTGCAACAGTCGTCACAATTGATAAACCGGTGAAGCATCCCGCCATTTATGCTGCTGATCTGACTGGAGATGGCATCCCGGAAATTGCTACAGTCTATCAGTTGAACGGTGAGTTATACTTATTAATTCTGAAATTTTACAACGGGCAATGGATCAAGATGTCGCTAACCAAAGGACTGGGGT
This genomic interval carries:
- a CDS encoding sigma-70 family RNA polymerase sigma factor; the encoded protein is MNEEQIRHAIASGDADTMEWVMNHYAGLLWKVAHSILYQASTEEIEECVADTFFTFWQNPDAFQSGRSSLKNYLATIAKHKAIDRYRKLNRRSELTYEDEIHAQHTEDLLVQLISKENDMELKQLIESFPEPEREIIKRRFYDGQRPQEISEALSLHVRQIHNKLYRSRQRLKAWWITRK
- a CDS encoding DUF4132 domain-containing protein — protein: MITVDRGVEGLVEKFAVMCSQDYSLRTDRSDEIIEYVMGRTDKFPEMMGKSSHYVYYTIDMLTKLGKKDDGDVFFRAGAIVMHLESSYAKRNSWQTSAFEICISAAFSPYGLAGRSSNPDRMAHLVQRLNKIKQFAGEEEIHEELKGRLKRAQWLLNNKENQGNYRDILQALMLLHLYSKLSDAPSHVEQVQEYKQSLPPLLQYVMEDDSEKLRDELHTLIEPAIVRNMQGKHNSSAKVLKDEPIQQKRSQLIAEYYPNTELSSKEQGSHSEFHQTMVLLSSAVLCLINIHGGKQRFLDAKTETGAVLLDTIQRLHEVYPLEVRQYLLGLDSRPKNANALLEGLISLEEPYQLIELLRDELNAYMISWNTLHAAIASQPEQAARAYEILKTPFLKAVIQKIMEDNGLTLPNPEATMEEAVFNALRQPLDGGRQGLAIARYLNGETSLEEYWEDPNSRGLFNHLNRDRKRINNLISVSFLPLDSEAMRRFAILTTHPDWTLDIISDMYSSYAFSGEKLLQRYGQDPEVKREQLLTSLFSLNGMTDYSYKSMPQDEYRRIIQQNLDYAIAQYKKLPTDTRILILDIAFEQREELPKPKLAEAIRAGLQDSSKKATSTALAEFNRIPDQELYMLIYRSEKKAAIKEMALSAIRTLENSKTLYEELLKSEKSADWKNLIQILQETADQSPEFAHAALADQADTKKLSRLGWLSVKDLPALIRSEDNQPLDDRIKQYALVQSLEHTTAPNERLNELREYISEESLARFVNELLHVWIQDGAPAKEKWVMYLAALFGDIQIVNILASQIKEWTENSRGAIAADAVKVLAYLKEPSALMAIDKIKRSVKNRQVKGAAEEALQLAADNLGLTSEQLEDRLVTTLGFDEKGTLRLSYGERSFLIKVSSDLQVVVLNEETGKSVKSLPAPAQKDDAELAAKSKARFTQLKKELKSMVTIQAQRLEESLSKQRLWTAEDWKDLFVRNVIMRKFAVGLIWGTYENGELVDTFRYMEDGTFNTVDEDEYELASSARVGLVHPLELEASSLEAWKTQLEDYEIKQPFEQLEREAHVVEDDDKNKVEYEHLPEAEFSPTALPKALEKYGWIKGPAQDGGWYHEFYKEYGDLVAELQFSGTSITYYDGLEEITLEGLHFFKPENNRSYYYGNNKAIPLGQVSERIFSETIYDILRATGR